A portion of the Thermogemmatispora onikobensis genome contains these proteins:
- a CDS encoding M16 family metallopeptidase: MDSQHDLQLPPDFFYHRLPNGLEIIGQYMPSLRSVTFGFQLDAAVIHEPEDKSGLAHLFEYMLFQGTKEKDARTLNEAFESLGARKGTSTTLETTQVWAQIVNTKLDATLDLFHEVLLMPTFPRDELEQMRSIILQEIRRRDDEPMSRIFDLARSHFYAGSALGRLIYGTAESVRALQQEDLLAFWQERYRPNNALLSIAGNFDWEHVVTKVEQLFSDWQGAASPSPEQHPRPSNTVVLEHQEGKQEHLGLMVPFPNYTHPDYYAAQIIGEALGGNMASRLFVEVREKRGLVYSVSAGLSSNKAIGSLRVYAGTTPEQGHECLAVILNELRRLREEGLTEDELERARVQLKSEHIMRSEGSGARMSANARSWWYERRLRTPHEVKEAIDAVTAEQVMHVLQEFSPLEPLTVAAIGPLSRAELIGDLLPFA, encoded by the coding sequence GATAGTCAACACGATCTGCAGTTGCCACCGGACTTTTTCTATCATCGCCTGCCCAATGGCTTAGAGATTATCGGGCAGTATATGCCCAGCCTGCGGTCAGTGACCTTTGGCTTTCAGCTCGATGCCGCGGTGATCCACGAGCCAGAGGATAAGAGCGGACTGGCCCACCTGTTCGAGTATATGCTATTTCAGGGAACGAAAGAGAAGGATGCTCGCACGCTGAATGAGGCCTTCGAATCGCTGGGAGCGCGCAAGGGAACGAGCACGACGCTGGAGACAACGCAGGTCTGGGCCCAGATTGTCAATACCAAGCTGGATGCCACCCTGGATCTCTTCCACGAAGTGCTGCTGATGCCGACCTTCCCCCGCGACGAGTTAGAGCAGATGCGCAGTATTATCCTGCAAGAGATTCGGCGTCGCGACGACGAGCCGATGAGCCGTATCTTTGATCTGGCCCGCTCACACTTCTACGCCGGCAGCGCCCTCGGACGCCTCATCTACGGAACAGCGGAGAGCGTGCGCGCCCTCCAGCAGGAGGACCTGCTCGCCTTCTGGCAGGAGCGCTACCGTCCGAATAATGCCCTGCTCTCGATTGCCGGCAACTTCGACTGGGAGCACGTGGTGACCAAGGTCGAGCAGCTCTTTAGCGACTGGCAGGGGGCGGCCAGCCCCTCGCCAGAACAACATCCGCGCCCCTCGAACACCGTTGTCCTGGAACATCAGGAAGGCAAACAGGAGCACTTGGGGCTGATGGTGCCCTTCCCGAATTATACCCATCCCGACTACTACGCGGCCCAGATCATCGGTGAGGCCCTCGGCGGCAATATGGCCTCGCGCCTCTTTGTCGAAGTACGCGAAAAACGCGGCCTGGTCTACAGCGTCTCGGCGGGCCTGAGCAGCAACAAGGCCATTGGGTCGCTGCGCGTCTACGCCGGTACCACCCCCGAGCAGGGACACGAGTGCCTGGCGGTCATCCTCAATGAACTGCGACGCCTGCGCGAGGAAGGTCTGACCGAGGACGAGCTGGAGCGCGCCCGCGTGCAGCTCAAGAGCGAGCACATTATGCGCAGCGAAGGATCGGGCGCGCGCATGAGCGCTAACGCCCGCTCGTGGTGGTATGAGCGCCGCCTGCGTACACCCCACGAAGTCAAGGAGGCCATCGACGCCGTGACCGCCGAGCAGGTCATGCATGTACTGCAGGAATTCTCGCCATTAGAGCCGCTGACGGTGGCCGCCATCGGACCACTGAGCCGCGCAGAGCTGATCGGTGACCTGCTGCCGTTTGCCTGA
- a CDS encoding Phenylacetic acid catabolic protein — translation MVAPALQSEEALLNRIRRQQLIEAVEHMSPLYLEGIKRILTVSADTELISAPAYYHAAVHAPTLNAFGSAVSIIQDELGHAHIAYRLLRDLGVDTEQLIFERDPRQFKYPYAFDVPLDNWVELIVANAFYDRAGYVLLSDVYHSTTFGPWKRALVKVDKEETFHLRHGEQWMRRLNATPDGHEQLQKAVDWMFLLTVEWFGLPDDLKKHSEQLEYGFKGHTNDELRQIWMSTAVPLCEELQLKVPAHYDPEQQKYVLDCPFPAQFDAKAKRWLLEEGPCSWDDVLKRWKARGPANEEFVALIQRGKREMLRLLEQE, via the coding sequence ATGGTCGCACCAGCCTTGCAGAGCGAAGAAGCTCTTTTGAATCGCATCCGCAGGCAGCAGCTCATCGAAGCGGTGGAGCACATGAGTCCGCTCTATCTTGAAGGGATCAAGCGCATCCTGACGGTCTCCGCCGATACCGAGCTGATCAGTGCCCCCGCCTATTATCATGCTGCCGTCCATGCCCCCACCTTGAACGCCTTTGGCTCAGCCGTGTCCATTATCCAGGACGAGCTAGGGCACGCGCACATTGCCTATCGCCTGCTGCGCGACCTCGGTGTTGACACCGAGCAGCTCATTTTTGAGCGTGATCCGCGCCAGTTCAAGTACCCCTATGCCTTTGATGTGCCGCTGGATAACTGGGTAGAGCTAATTGTCGCCAACGCCTTTTATGATCGTGCCGGCTATGTCCTGCTCAGCGACGTCTATCACAGCACCACCTTCGGACCGTGGAAGCGGGCCCTGGTGAAAGTAGACAAAGAGGAGACCTTTCATCTGCGTCATGGCGAGCAGTGGATGCGGCGTCTCAACGCCACGCCGGACGGTCACGAGCAACTGCAGAAGGCCGTCGACTGGATGTTCCTGCTGACCGTCGAGTGGTTTGGCTTGCCTGATGACCTGAAGAAGCACAGCGAGCAGCTGGAGTATGGTTTCAAAGGGCACACCAACGACGAGCTGCGCCAGATCTGGATGTCGACGGCGGTCCCGCTCTGTGAAGAGCTACAGCTGAAGGTGCCTGCGCACTACGACCCGGAGCAGCAGAAATATGTTCTGGACTGCCCCTTCCCGGCGCAGTTCGACGCCAAAGCCAAGCGCTGGCTGTTGGAGGAAGGCCCGTGCAGCTGGGACGACGTACTCAAGCGCTGGAAGGCGCGTGGTCCGGCTAACGAGGAGTTTGTCGCTCTGATTCAGCGCGGCAAGCGCGAGATGCTGCGTCTTTTGGAGCAGGAGTAA
- a CDS encoding metal-sulfur cluster assembly factor codes for MTAVYPSLRTHPADDPSCPALWDALREVTDPEIPISVVDMGLIVDLKQRDGVVNVKLTFTALGCPAMDFIMDDIRERLLREPGVRAVRIEVVWDPVWSKERLSEEGIELMRTWGISA; via the coding sequence ATGACGGCGGTCTATCCATCGCTGCGTACGCATCCTGCCGATGATCCCAGCTGTCCGGCGCTCTGGGATGCTCTGCGCGAGGTGACCGATCCCGAGATCCCGATTAGCGTCGTCGACATGGGGCTGATCGTCGACTTGAAGCAGCGCGACGGTGTGGTCAACGTGAAGCTGACCTTCACGGCTCTGGGCTGTCCCGCGATGGACTTCATTATGGATGATATTCGGGAGCGTCTCCTGCGTGAGCCGGGGGTGCGCGCCGTGCGCATCGAAGTGGTCTGGGACCCGGTGTGGAGCAAGGAGCGACTGAGCGAGGAAGGCATCGAGCTGATGCGTACCTGGGGGATCTCGGCATGA
- a CDS encoding Phenylacetic acid catabolic protein, producing the protein MTGTAAARIDNAALFAVLASLADNKQAMGRRYAYWANGAPALEAAVAAAAMTQDEIGHARTLYPLLEDFAQAATDPRQVAPETRTLRYHLAFLDREFAGWSDFVATNFLLDGALTTFFEAAQHSAYEPLRQRARKIVQEEQVHRAHAEGWVRRLARAGGAVRQALLSSLQRLWEETLCWFGPDDDPVMGQLYRDGFIDAPPAELRSRYLQRVMPLLEGLAIEMPARFDPESKRWLPEQALPWERWEADSRRLRPASQQAPEQALGGEGQP; encoded by the coding sequence ATGACAGGTACTGCTGCTGCACGCATCGATAACGCGGCGCTCTTCGCGGTCCTGGCCTCGCTGGCGGACAATAAGCAGGCGATGGGACGGCGCTATGCCTACTGGGCAAATGGGGCGCCCGCCCTGGAAGCGGCGGTAGCCGCCGCCGCCATGACTCAGGATGAGATCGGCCACGCGCGCACGCTCTATCCGTTGCTGGAAGATTTCGCTCAGGCGGCCACTGACCCGCGCCAGGTGGCCCCGGAAACGCGAACGCTGCGCTACCATCTGGCCTTTCTCGATCGCGAGTTCGCCGGTTGGTCCGATTTTGTAGCCACGAATTTCCTGCTCGATGGAGCGCTGACGACCTTTTTCGAGGCCGCGCAGCACTCGGCCTATGAGCCGTTACGACAGCGTGCCCGCAAAATTGTTCAGGAAGAGCAGGTCCATCGCGCACATGCCGAGGGGTGGGTGCGACGCCTGGCCAGGGCCGGCGGGGCGGTGCGTCAGGCGTTACTCTCCTCGCTGCAACGGCTGTGGGAGGAAACGCTCTGCTGGTTCGGTCCCGATGATGACCCAGTAATGGGCCAGCTCTACCGTGATGGCTTCATTGATGCCCCGCCAGCGGAGCTGCGCAGTCGCTACCTCCAGCGGGTGATGCCACTACTGGAGGGCCTCGCCATCGAGATGCCCGCCCGCTTCGATCCCGAGAGCAAGCGCTGGCTGCCGGAGCAGGCTCTCCCCTGGGAGCGCTGGGAGGCCGACAGCCGCCGCCTGCGTCCCGCCAGCCAGCAGGCGCCAGAGCAGGCACTGGGAGGGGAGGGTCAGCCATGA
- a CDS encoding PaaD-like zinc ribbon domain-containing protein: MSEERASAWAKAEEHSPSTGRARCPFCGSTETELFSLFGQQLLTAQYYCNRCHTPFEYIKDDDVLEDAKAKLISPEE, translated from the coding sequence ATGAGCGAGGAGCGCGCTTCTGCGTGGGCCAAAGCTGAGGAGCACTCGCCCTCGACGGGGCGAGCACGCTGTCCTTTCTGCGGCTCGACGGAGACCGAGCTGTTCTCTCTCTTCGGCCAGCAGCTATTGACAGCGCAATATTACTGTAACAGGTGTCATACACCATTTGAGTACATCAAAGACGACGATGTCCTTGAAGACGCGAAGGCGAAGCTGATTTCGCCTGAAGAGTAG
- a CDS encoding enoyl-CoA hydratase/isomerase family protein has protein sequence MTTTTERERTLVNYSVSDGVAIIELTNPPANTYSYEMMRQLDEAILQARFDENVHVLVLRGAGERFFCAGADISMLNSVSPTYKYYFCLHANETLLRLEQTPKLVIAALNGHTVGGGLEIALACDIRIARRNAGKIGLPEVSLGVLPGTGGTQRLARALPKNKAIELMSEGKLISFEEAQELGLVNYIYEPESYWEQIMAYARRFCPPNSASRTVGRIKRAVQSGAEVALAEGLALERELQQLCFQSEDAKEGLAAYIEKRQEKHFTGR, from the coding sequence ATGACGACGACGACAGAGCGCGAGCGGACGCTGGTCAACTATAGTGTGAGCGATGGGGTTGCCATCATCGAACTGACGAATCCGCCAGCCAATACCTACAGCTATGAGATGATGCGCCAGCTTGATGAGGCGATCCTGCAGGCGCGCTTTGATGAGAACGTGCACGTGCTGGTCTTGCGCGGCGCGGGCGAGCGCTTCTTCTGCGCTGGCGCGGATATCAGCATGCTCAATTCGGTCTCGCCGACCTATAAATACTATTTCTGCCTCCATGCCAATGAAACCCTGCTGCGGCTGGAGCAGACTCCCAAGCTGGTGATTGCGGCCCTCAACGGCCACACCGTCGGCGGTGGCCTGGAGATCGCTCTGGCCTGCGATATTCGCATTGCGCGGCGCAATGCGGGCAAGATCGGCCTGCCAGAGGTCTCGCTCGGCGTCCTGCCCGGGACCGGCGGGACCCAGCGCCTGGCGCGGGCCTTGCCGAAGAACAAGGCCATCGAGCTGATGAGCGAGGGCAAGCTGATCAGCTTTGAGGAAGCTCAGGAGCTTGGCCTGGTCAATTATATCTATGAGCCTGAAAGCTACTGGGAGCAGATCATGGCCTATGCCAGGCGCTTCTGTCCACCTAACAGCGCCTCGCGCACCGTCGGTCGCATCAAGCGAGCTGTGCAGTCGGGCGCGGAGGTAGCGCTGGCCGAGGGCCTGGCTCTAGAGCGAGAGCTGCAGCAGCTCTGTTTCCAGAGCGAGGATGCGAAGGAGGGGCTGGCCGCCTACATTGAGAAGCGCCAGGAGAAGCATTTCACGGGGCGCTGA
- a CDS encoding enoyl-CoA hydratase/isomerase family protein: MAEIHLRERDGVLWLILDRPPLNILTIATLDEITRALRSAVQKPPRLLVITGAGERAFSAGVDIRDHLDGREREMLRAVYDNCAAFEQLRSRGIPTVALVKGYALGGGCELAALCDTVIAREDAVFGLPEVTLGVFPPVAAAYFPSLIGYQAAMRLILTGETLKAREAFRLGLVHQVLPARRFLSEAEELLVMLATLGQRQARS, encoded by the coding sequence ATGGCGGAGATCCATCTGCGCGAGCGCGATGGCGTGCTCTGGCTCATTCTCGATCGCCCTCCGCTCAATATTTTGACGATTGCCACACTCGATGAGATCACACGTGCGCTGCGGAGTGCTGTGCAGAAGCCACCGCGCCTGCTGGTGATCACCGGGGCAGGTGAGCGGGCATTTAGTGCAGGAGTAGACATACGTGATCATCTCGACGGGCGTGAGCGAGAGATGTTGCGCGCTGTCTATGACAATTGTGCGGCTTTTGAGCAGCTACGGAGCCGGGGCATTCCGACGGTAGCCCTGGTCAAAGGCTATGCCCTTGGCGGCGGTTGCGAGCTGGCGGCCCTCTGCGATACAGTGATTGCGCGCGAAGACGCAGTCTTTGGCTTACCCGAAGTGACCCTGGGAGTCTTTCCGCCGGTGGCTGCCGCTTACTTTCCCTCCCTGATCGGCTATCAGGCCGCTATGCGTCTCATCTTGACTGGCGAAACCCTGAAGGCAAGAGAAGCTTTCCGCCTTGGTCTGGTGCATCAGGTATTACCAGCGCGGCGCTTCCTGAGCGAAGCTGAGGAATTACTGGTGATGCTGGCCACGCTGGGTCAGCGCCAGGCACGCTCATAG